GCACGACCGAATTGGGGTGGAGGTGCAACGCGGGTGTGTGCGGGGTTGTCGCTTCTGCCAGGCCGGTTATATTTATCGCCCCGAGCGGCAACGTGCCCCTGAACAGGTTAAATCGATCATTCAAGAATCGGTGCAAGCAACGGGGCATGAACAAGTTTCGTTGTTAAGCCTTTCGGTGGGCGACTATGCGTGCCTAGATCCCTTGCTTAACGATTTATTTGATTATTACTCGCAAAAGCGCATCAATATTGGGCTGCCGGCCACTCGCACCGAAACCTTAACCCCTCCGATTATTCGTCAAATGAAACGGGGCAAAATGACGAGCTTCACCATTGCCCCAGAAGCGGGCACGGCTCGCATGCGACGAGTCATCAATAAGGGCAACGAGAGTGCCGATCTGTTTCGCACCGCTGAAAATGTTTTTAAAGAAGGGTTTCGTTCGATTAAACTTTATTATATGTGTGGTTTGCCGTTTGAACAAGAACCAGACCTGCAAGGTATTGTTGATGAATCTTATGAATGCCATCGTATTGGCAAACAATTTCGTCAAGACGTGCAGATTAGTACCAGCGTGTCATCCTTTGTGCCTAAACCTTTCACTCCCTTTCAATGGGAGCCCCAACCCTCGATTGCTGAAGTTGAATCGAAACATCAGTTTTTTAGAGAAAAATTAAAGCGGCGTGGGGTAAAGTTTAAATCGCATAATGTTCACATGAGTTATTTGGAGGGGGTGTTTTCTCGCGGTGATCGGCGTTTGGCAGCAAGCATTGTGAGGGCCTACGAATTGGGTTGTCGTTTTGATGAATGGCAAGAAGAACTCGATTTTGCTAAATGGCAACAGGCCTTTCAAGATTGTACCATCGACCCTGATTTTTATGTTACCCGCAGACGTGCTCAAGATGAGATTTTGCCTTGGGACCACCTTTTTATACAAATGGGAAAAGATTGGTTGTGGAAAGAATGGGTGGCGGCTCACGATGAAGCCTTTGTAGAAGATTGCTCGACTCATCGTTGTACTTATTGTGGGGTTTGCGATTTTAAAGCGACTAAAAATGTGAATTTTGGTTTTGAACCGATCGAACAAAAAACTTTTGCATTTTCTACCAGGGCACGGCCATTAAAAGAAATCCCTTCTACCCATTTAAGAAATGGCGGCCCCGCGCTCGCATCTACTGTGCCGTCAGAAATTCGCCACAAACTTCGAGTTCAATTTAAAAAGGTTGGAAGGATTGCCCATTTAGGCCATTTGGAACTACAAGACGCCTTGATTCGCGCCATCCGCCGGGCAGAAATCCCCGTTGCTTATTCCGAAGGCTATCATCCCCGGCCTAAAATCAGCATGGGCATGGCCCAACCTGCAGGGGTTGAAAGTCTGGCTGAATTTTTTGACATTCAAATCAACCAAACCATGGCAGCCCAAGAATTTCAAAATCGCTTAAACAAAGTATTGCCCCAAGGCTTAGAAATTTTAGCCGTGAACCCCATGCTTACCAAACAAGATTCGCTCAATCAGGCGATTTGTGGCCAAGTTTATTCTATTGAATATGCGGGCGAAGATTTTCCTGCCCTAGTGAAAGAAAAGATTTTGGCCATGGGAAATTTAAGTTCAACTGAGCCCGTGTTGATTACCCGGCATAAGGCCTATGAAACTAAGGTGGTGGATGTTCGGCCTTTCATTAAAGAAATTTTTTTGGAAAATAATCGCAACCTTCGGCTGATGACCCAAGTGGGCCCTCAAGGTGGAGTGAAGCCCCAAGAAATTTTGCAAGCATTATCGAGTGAGGTCCCGGTGACTCAGTATCGTATCTTGAAAATCCAATCGATCTTTCAATAAGGAAACCCCTATGACATTAAGCAAGGCTCCTTTGCCGCTCAAGGTTTTGTTTACTTGTTTTCTTTTGACCACCGGCATGGGGTACCTCTTTGCCGTTTTTTACCTCTTTCTCATGGATATCGAGCCTCACCGAAAAAGCGGTGCTAATTTGTCGCATGCCGTGATTGTCAAATATTATGGGAAACGCGAAACCACTTTATTAGAGGCATCCTTAACCGAAAGCATGTGGGAGGAGACCGATACCACCCCCGCCCAGCAAAAGGAGGTGCTTACGTGGCTGCGGCAAGGGGCAAAAGAGGATGGTTTTCCCAAAGTTCAACCGATTTTTCAGAAAAACTGTGTTAGCTGCCATAGCCAGGATGGTGGTGAGACCCCGCTGACCAATTTTCAAGAGATCTCGGCTTTTACCAAAATGGACACGGGCCTTTCGATCAAAAGCTTGGTGCGTGTTTCCCATATCCACCTCTTTGGCATCAGCTTTATCTTTATGCTGACCAGCGGCATCTTTGTGCTAAGTGAGATCAACGCACGATGGCGGGCGCTCTTGATTGCCCTGCCGTTTATTGCCATGTGGACCGATGTGGGGTCTTGGTGGTTTACCAAATGGGAGCCGTTTTTTGCCTATACGGTTATTATCGGGGGTTTATTGATGGGTTTATCCTTGGCGGCCCAAGTCCTAATCCCGTTATGGGAGATGTGGCTCAAGAAAAAACAGTAAGTAATGCCTCAGTTTTAGGGGCCTTAGCTTTCCTCAACCCGTGCTCCGCTCCTCGTATTCGCACTTAAAAAATATTGGTTTGTTTAGAAGTTAGTGTATTCCCTCTGGTCATACCCTAACTTCTACAAACCATATGTTTTTTAAGTGCTCATGACTCGTCGCTCTCGCACAAAGGGTTTCGGAAAGCTAAGGCCCCTAAAACTGAGGCATTACAGCAGTAAAGAAAAAACCTTTGCTTTTTCTGCAAGAGCACGTAGACTAAAGGGAATTGCAACTTAAGGACTTAAGGGAGGCCTCTAAAAAAGGCCCAACAGATTTTGACATTTAAATAAAGGAATTATTGAAACAAAGGAGTTTCAGGACCGGTTAAACAAAGTATTGCTACAATGATTACAAATCAAAGTTTATTCCATTGAATATGCGGGAGATGATTTTTCTAAACAAATTAAAGTTAAAGAAAAAATTCTGGCCTTGGGCAGTTTGGGCTCGAAGGCGTTTGTGTTTGTTGCGCATTACTTAAATATCCTATCCTGAAAATCCAATCGACAAATCAATAGATATAGCCTGGGAAGGTAACAGCCGTGCTCTGTGAATTGACCCGGCTTCCAGCGGCAGAGCCCTTCTGTCATTGCGAACCCAGCAGGGTGAAGCAATCTCTTCTGTCTAACCGGTGAGATTGCCACGCCCGTTGGGCTTGCAATGACAGAAAGTCCATGCCGGCCAGCCCGCATTGGGGGCCCCGCCGCTTCCAGCAAGGGTCAATGCACAGACCTTGGCCGCAAGCCAGCCAAGCTTGATAGATTTTATAAATAGGATAACTTATGAGTAATGAATTAATTATTAATGTAACTTCAAAAGAAAAACGGGTGGCTTTTTTAGAGAGTGGGGCGGTTACTGAGCTTTATTATGAACGGTCTAAGCCCCTGGGCTATGCGGGTAATATTTATAAAGGTAAGGTGCAACGGGTGTTGCCAGGGATGCAGGCAGCCTTTGTGGAGTTGGGCTTAGAAAAGGCGGCGTTTCTTTATTCGGGCGACATTGCTGAAGAGCTACGCCACCTTGATACGGGGGATGATGGTTCTGAAGGTGGTTCGGGTAACGGTAAACAGCGGCGGCAATTTGATCCATACGCTTCGATTGAGCATAAACTAAGGCCTGGGCAAGAAATTATTGTGCAAGTGGTGCGAGGGCCCATTGGCACTAAGGGCGCGCGGATTACTTCGCACATTACTTTGCCGGGTAGATATTTGGTTTATATGCCTTATTGGGATCGCATCGGGATTTCTAAAAAAGTTTCTCAAGATCAAGAGCGCCGGCGCCTTAGGCAATTG
The sequence above is drawn from the Deltaproteobacteria bacterium genome and encodes:
- a CDS encoding TIGR03960 family B12-binding radical SAM protein; amino-acid sequence: MNMINDIQFRQLMAKVSKPGRYLGGEVNEVKKDPANVKLKVALCFPDVYDIGESHLGLKILYKILNDQPDILAERVYAPWPDMEAALRREGLPLFSLESRIPLHEFDIVGITLPYELVYTNVLQVLALGRIPIWQKDRKKGDPIVIGGGNNAFNPEPMADFFDCLVVGDGEDLVLKIAHEVLNYRQSDQSREDLLLRLKNYEGLYVPSFFEFEYAPNHGPILQRLPKYSDYTGVAKAIVKELKQSQYPTAPVVPHVQIVHDRIGVEVQRGCVRGCRFCQAGYIYRPERQRAPEQVKSIIQESVQATGHEQVSLLSLSVGDYACLDPLLNDLFDYYSQKRINIGLPATRTETLTPPIIRQMKRGKMTSFTIAPEAGTARMRRVINKGNESADLFRTAENVFKEGFRSIKLYYMCGLPFEQEPDLQGIVDESYECHRIGKQFRQDVQISTSVSSFVPKPFTPFQWEPQPSIAEVESKHQFFREKLKRRGVKFKSHNVHMSYLEGVFSRGDRRLAASIVRAYELGCRFDEWQEELDFAKWQQAFQDCTIDPDFYVTRRRAQDEILPWDHLFIQMGKDWLWKEWVAAHDEAFVEDCSTHRCTYCGVCDFKATKNVNFGFEPIEQKTFAFSTRARPLKEIPSTHLRNGGPALASTVPSEIRHKLRVQFKKVGRIAHLGHLELQDALIRAIRRAEIPVAYSEGYHPRPKISMGMAQPAGVESLAEFFDIQINQTMAAQEFQNRLNKVLPQGLEILAVNPMLTKQDSLNQAICGQVYSIEYAGEDFPALVKEKILAMGNLSSTEPVLITRHKAYETKVVDVRPFIKEIFLENNRNLRLMTQVGPQGGVKPQEILQALSSEVPVTQYRILKIQSIFQ